A section of the Nymphaea colorata mitochondrion, complete genome genome encodes:
- the atp9 gene encoding ATPase subunit 9 yields MLEGAKLIGAGAATIALAGAAVGIGNVFSSLIHSVARNPSLAKQLFGYAILGFALTEAIALFALMMAFLILFVF; encoded by the coding sequence ATGTTAGAAGGTGCTAAATTAATAGGTGCCGGAGCCGCTACAATTGCTTCAGCGGGAGCTGCTGTTGGTATTGGAAACGTTCTTAGCTCCTCGATCCATTCAGTGGCCCGAAATCCATCATTGGCAAAACAATCATTTGGGTATGCCATCTTGGGCTTTGCTCTAACCGAAGCTATTGCATTGTTTGCCTCAATGATGGCGTCTTTGATCTCATTTGTCTTCTAA
- the rps4 gene encoding ribosomal protein S4: MPALRFKTCRLLLGNVWNRELTIIQRRILRRLRNKKRSIKRKIYSRQNLNSYIKLQTTRKLSLFYGSIIEMHRRAERTSYIPFLLNLETRLDVILVRLHFCETLPQARQLISHRRVCVNNGMVSITRLKVFHGDKISFQSNDVKTRGEERRRSFYIELLVSQIIGKFLPALVWRRTKTEWFRLLKTKRGCRLLLQSRFLQQLRSRSSMQEEDFERRKFGSEKVCLGSSFAEHNRMKRNLYHFKSLFLSNEKNRNRTRNPIVNNGHFYSNSTYCSGSPHRLTRKRRITKIELPTHYLEVNYRTPKAVVFYGPDIGHIPHDIRLKDLNLLLWSRNGRGQNN, translated from the coding sequence ATGCCCGCATTAAGATTTAAAACTTGTCGTCTACTTCCAGGAAATGTTCGGAACAGAGAACTGACAATAATACAGCGCCGCATTCTCCGAAGATTGAGGAACAAGAAGAGATCTATTAAGAGAAAGATTTATCCGAGACAAAATCTGAACAGTTACATCAAATCACAAACTACACGAAAGTTGTCCCTTTTTTATGGTTCCATCACAGAGATGCACAGAAGAGCAGAACGAACTTCATATATCCCTTTTCCACTCAATCCAGAAACAAGATCGGACGTTATTCCGGTTCGTCTCCATTTTCGTGAAACTCTTCCTCAAGCAAGGCAGCCGATCAGTCATCGAAGGGTTTGTGTGAATAATGGAATGGTCAGCATTACTCGTTTGAAAGTGTCCCACGGTGACAAAATCTCTTTTCAATCAAATGACGCGAAAACAAGGGGGGAAGAAAGAAGGAGATCTTTCTATATCGAACTATCAGTTTCTCAAATAATAGGCAAATTCCTGCCGGCTTTAGTGTGGAGAAGAACCAAAACAGAATGGTTCCGCCTACTCAAAACAAAGAGGGGGTGCCGCCTCCTACTCCAATCCCGGTTTTTGCAACAGTTGCGTTCGCGTTCTTCTATGCAAGAAGAAGACTTCGAAAGAAGAAAGTTTGGATCAGAAAAAGTATGCTTAGGCAGTTCCTTCGCTGAGCACAACAGAATGAAGAGGAATTTGTATCATTTCAAATCCCTCTTCCTATCGAACGAGAAAAACCGAAATCGAACAAGAAATCCTATTGTTAATAACGGACATTTTTATAGTAATTCGACCTATTGCTCTGGATCCCCCCATCGGTTGACTAGGAAGAGAAGAATCACTAAGATAGAACTACCTACTCATTATTCGGAGGTTAATCATAGAACACCAAAAGCTGTGGTATCTTATGGACCTGACATAGGTCACATCCCCCACGACATCAGATTGAAAGATCCAAACCTTCCTCTTCGGAGCAGAAACGGACGTGGCCAAAACAACTAA